The genomic DNA TGGAAAATCATATATTTTCCTATAACACTTTATCGATTATCCACTTCCGGACGACGAAGCTGCAGTTTATCGTTAATATATTGGGCCCTACCCCCGTCGGACCTATTGtgcatggggggggggggacataTGAATCGATTAGTTAGAAACTTGCTCACTCGCCCTACTAACGCCGCGCACTCGAGATGTATTAATCCCTGTCACGCATATTGGTTTGATAATGGGTTTGCCGCGGTCCGTCCCTGCTCAAGATTATCGGCAAACGACGAAGGGGCCGCCATACGTGTGCGCCGTGTTTCACAACGGTGCGCTAATTTACTGGCCTATCAGTCATAAGACGGTTCTAATACGATCATAAACGTGTGCTGTTGAACCGTTGATAATAGTGGTGCGCCGATATTCCCACCGTTCACTCATTGGCCACACGAATTTGCCAAGCACTACAAGCAAACAGCGTTGGGGATTATTTATGTAAATATTGTGGCAAATGGTACCGGACCCACCCACGTTTGGTACGTTTCGCGTGACAGATGTATAAACCGGGGGATCCTGTTGCGATGTTGCTTACAATCAATGTCAATTGGAGGAAATGGATTATCTTCTTCTTGATCGGCATTCAATCCGTTTCGGAACAGAGCTGCATTCCTGCACCCACGGATGCATCCAATCTTCGACAGGCCCAAATCGtattgatccagccaacgatcAAGTACCATCCATCCTCCTCAACGTCTCGTGATGAGAAGGTTACAGGCAACAAATCTTCATCAGAAACTTGTGGAGCGACCATCTTGTGCAACTGATTcatttttttgcaatatttactgctacactttttaaaaattctatCAGGAACAGATTCCTACTAACCAGCAGTGTTTTAGAATCACTCTGATGCAGCACAAACTGGTGAGGTGTCAGAACAACCGTCTGTCCAAGACGAATGCATCCATGGCTCAATTAAACATAATAACGGCGCTCGTAAAAAACGCTTTACATCGacaaaaaatctgaaaatCTGAATCCCAACTGAAGTGAACAGCGATCAAACGGATGTTTCAGGCAAACCTCTTTCGGAAGACCTAACTATGCTCCCAGCCAACCAAAGGGCCCCCACAAACAGTGGTCGTAATACTTTTCTAGAATGCTTCTTGAGTGGAGGATTAGGTCATTTGTTGGCGTTTTAATGTCATTTTTGGAAGGCGAACGTTACGATCTTACTAAGTTAACTAGAATTAAATATGTGTCCTGCAACCTAGAGGTAGTCGCCATCAAGCGATCCTCTGCTTTTCTTCAGCTAGGCTCTATCATGGCCACGGTAAGGATCACCTGTTAGCAGGTGCTTTGTCTCCATCACATTGATCCTGAATTAAAGCCTAAGGTTCTCGCGATGTCGATAAACAGGTAGTGCGTAGTAAAATGTCATTGGCGGAAGACTCTCCTCGAATAACAACCCAGATTTACAGCTGGTCCAAGTCTGCAGACACTTTCCTCTAACGATCACGTCTCTGTCGTCCGATAGAATATTTTCTTGTGCCTAGAAAAAAGTGCCCTTCTTGGGATTGCACCCATTAATCTGTATCTTcctgctcgtttttttttttctcggatCTTGTTTTAGCTTTGGAGAACTGTGCTGCCTGTTTTGTTGCCCCCCGTTACCGGGCCGAATAGCTGCCAAACTTGCCTTCCTACCGCCCGAACCGACCTACAACCTGACCCCGATCGATGAGTCCAAAGCCAAGTACTTGCTCAGCTTCAACGAGCGTGCCGAGTGGCCGTACTCGGAGCGCGAAAAGGAAAACGTGGAAGGCTTCTTCACGCGCACCTCCCGCGGCAACAAACTGTCCTGCATCTACGTCAAGTGTACACCGACCGCCAAGTACACGCTACTGTTTTCCCACGGCAATGCGGTCGATCTTGGGCAGATGAGTAGCTTCTACCTGGGGCTGGGATTGCGCATCAACTGTAACATCTTCAGCTACGACTATTCCGGGTACGGTATGAGCGGCGGCAAGCCGTCGGAGAAGAACCTGTACGCGGACATTGATGCGGCGTGGCATTCGCTGCGCACCCGGTTCGGTGTAAGCccggaaaatattatactGTACGGTCAGAGCATCGGCACGGTGCCGACGGTGGATCTGGCCGCGCGGTACGAAGTTGGGGCTGTGATTCTGCACTCTCCCCTGATGTCGGGGATGAGGGTGGCCTTTCCAAACACGAAGCGCACCTGGTTTTTCGATGTGTTTCCCAGGTGGGTGAGCGTGATGCAGAAAGAAAGGGCAAGCGAACGGGTGTGCAATATTAATATggatttcccttttttccctctcgccAACAACAGTATCGATAAGGTGTCGAAGATATCATCACCGGTGCTGGTGATACACGGCACGGAGGATGAGGTTATAGATTTTTCCCACGGTTTAAGCATTTACGAAAAGTGCCCGAAAGCCGTAGAGCCGCTGTGGGTTGAGGTAAGTGTCAAAGGCGCGCGCGGAGGGCAACAAGCTAAACCAgaattcctttttctttcacctCGCCCAGGGAGCTGGACACAATGACGTGGAGCTGTACAATCAGTATCTGGATCGACTCAAGAAGTTTATCGCGGTAGAGCTGGGCAACTGACAATTAAAGAATGCCTCCTCCGGTCAGCTTTCCTCTACTTCGTCGGCCGGAGCGGCAGTACCCCCGAAAAGCCCGCAACGTCCAGCGCAAAAATCGACGGGCAAGCGTACCACAGCGGACGAACCATCGGCCACCAACACATCCAGCACGAGCGGCaccacggcagcagcagcagcagcagcagcaggagcatcAACGGCGGCCGCCGCCGGAACCTCGTCGCGCAGTGGTAGCGAAAAACTTTTATAGCACTCGTTGCCGGGgtcaagcagcggcagcagttcTTACAATTGTAGCTGCGGCAAGACGGCAAACCGAGCGGACAAATCGAAACACGCATCGCACACCCATTCCTCCGCccaccatcaacaccagcaccaccatcatcagcacggTCACCAGTCCCATTcgacgatcagcagcagcatacgcAAGGAGCTGGCGTCGTACGAAAATCCTTACCAAGCAGTCGCCGCCGGTGCACGTAAGAAGCCGACCAAACGCAACGCCAGCACGGAAAGCTTGGATCTGTTCGACAAATGTCCGCCGGAGGAGTGTAGCTGTGGGCTTTATTCGCCCAGCTCGATCAACGGTGGCAAAAGCTGCCGAAAGTGTCGTTCCTCGGTCTGCGATAGTCCGAGTTCGCCCGGCCGTTCGGGAACGCTGACCGGCGGTGGAGGAGCGCAGCAGAAAAAGCACAATTCTTCCAAATTTAAGGACGCTTCAACGAGCCCGAAATCGAGCAGCCCGATGAAAACGATTGCGGCGGAATGTCGCAGCCCCAAAATTGAAGCGTCCACCGACACTAAGttcgatttcaatttttcGCCCAAAACGGAAAATCACTACCGGCGGCTGTCCTCGCTGAGTATCAACTCTGCCGGCGGCAAGCATGCGGGTACGAGCCCGATGAAGCACGCCGCGGGTGCAACTGCGTCCTCGACAGCGGCAAGCCCCAAACCGAGCCCCCAGAAGTTAACACCGATGCGGACGTCCGAGCAGCGAACGCTGGAAAAGTCGAACTCGCTCGgcgaaaacaaaccaccacGTTTGCTGCGGAACACGCGCAGCTTATCGCCCCGGCCACCGGTACGCCATCAGCATTCGATTATGGTTTCGGACGAGAACGATATCATCTCGGTGAAACTTTCCCCGAACGAGGAGTACGATGATGAGGTTGGGAAGAAGGGATCGGCTAAGCTGGACAAGGGTAGCGCGCACGAGGACCGGCCGGATCCGGCGACGGTGAAAGGAAGCGGTGAGAAGGTGAAAAAGTTGGGCGATGGGTTGAAAAGCGCGAACGGCAACCGAAGCACCAGCTGCCTGGTGTACGTTCCGTCGGATCCATGGACCCGGATGTCGGCCAGCAACTCGCCGCTCCCGTCATCCAAGCAGCAAAAATCGAAAACGCTCGATAATAATAGCAAAGCGTACGGCAAACCGTGCCTCGACTACATGAAAAACTCGGACCCATGGGTGTGGCGCTCGAACGTGAACCTTCCGGACCGATCGGCCAAGGGAGGACCGGGCAAGAAGCGTAGTGCCGCGCTACCGCACCAAACAAAATCGCTCACGAGCACCGTCAGCCGGGACGATTCGGACGTGGTCGGCAGGCAGCAAGCGAAGCTGTGCCAGCAGCAATCGCTCGGCCGGTTCGAGAAAACGCTCACCATCCCGGGAGCGATGGACGGGAGCTTTGATGCGCGTAAAAAAATCACCCGACCGAAGCTGCAGCGCTCCAAATCTCCCTCGTTTTATGAAGACTTCTTTCAACAGCCaaccggtgccggtggtggtggtggtttagACGCTCAGAACAAATCACCCCAGACGGGTTCGCTGTCGCTGGCGAAAAATAAATCCGTATCCTCGCTCAAGATGGAAAAGAATGCTTCCAACTCGAACCTGAACGGCCACAgcggcaccaccagcagcggcGTGCtgatcagcaacagcagcaacacaagcAACAGTGGCAGCTTTAGCAGCTACAACGGGAACGGTTCACCGACCGGCCGGAAGCAGCAACCGTCACCGAAGCTAAGCATCCTCCCGGTGGCGACACAATCCTCGTACGCATCATCCCCCGCGAAGCAACCTGCCCTGTACGACTCGACCAAAGGCTCGCTGAATCTACTTAACCCGAACATGCTACAACCGCGCCACAGCTTCTCGACGCCCTCGCAAAAGGACGACGAGCTGCAGCTTAACATCCGGCGCCTGAGCGAGCAGATGAATGCAAAGTACAGCCATTCCGCGGCATTCCCATCACCACCGGCATTCCTTAACGATacgatccagcagcagcatcagcaccagcaggTCACTGCCGGCAGCAAGAAGGCGGTTGGCGGTAGTGGCAGCAGTTTGACGGCGGTAGGAGGCACGAGCGGCGGCAGTATCGGTGGGCTGAACGAAGCGTCCCAGCGCAAGACGGCTTCCCACTCGAAGATCAATGAACCGATACTGGAAACACGATGCTAAAACTACTGAAACAGCGCACTGTCGTAGCTTGTAGCTAGAGCATAAAATTAATTCTGGCGCGCGATCGGGTATTTTCGGGCGCGCGCCAGAGGTCTGTGTGGAAGAAggaatttaaaacaattgaCGATTTGAATCGGATCGAAAGGTTCACCCCGGTGTGTAAGGAGAGCGAACAGGTGAACGATGTTTCATTTTATCGTAAAAGAAAATGTTGAACAAACTTACTTTAGCGTTTTTTGAATGCAGCACAAGCACACGAGATCAACCACTATAGCAAGTAAAACCAACAAATCATAAATATCATTCATTCTACTGCTCCCGGTGAAACGTGCTGCTGGAATGGCGGGAAGCATTCCCGGGAGATGCATAATCCACTGATTCGATAGAGACGATtgaacaggaaaaaagggaatatCATTAGTAAGAATTTTAGATTTTAAGCACAGAGGCAACACGCTGCCACAGGAATTCAGCAATGGCCGGCCGGAGCGTTCGGTGCAAAGTTTAGCAAAATTTAACGGCGGTCACACATCCCGACAATTATGTAGGCTAAAATATGTTGAAACGTGAATTGATTATTGATCGAAACCAATATTCGTAGACAAGCGGTCTCTagcgcgagagagcgagagagagagagaggaatcAGTGACTGCTATACACGACTAATAATAGTGCCAACCACCAACAAGTAGTGTCGCTGGGTGCAATGTAGCACAACGGGCAGAGATTAATAGCAAGATCGGATGTGCAATAATGAGGAAGTGTATCCTGGCCTGGCGTATACATTAAGGAAGCGGAAACGATCGGGTatggttggggttttttttaaacatttagcTTGTACATCCCAAAATTGTCCGGATCGGGACGAAGCAGCATTTGTAGTGCGCTTACCCGGTTTCAGGCGCAGTAAATATGATATTTTTTGGCCGTTTTACTTAAGCATGCACCTTAGAGCGGGTTTCGTTTAACCGCCATGATCTGCGCCATGTTGGGTTTTTGGTTCGCGATCGTtacaacactcacacacactagtAGAAAATGCGTTTTAAGTTCCATTTTCCGATCTTTCACTGCTTAGATTTACTTACACGAGCGTTTAATTGTAGTGTGTTCCCTGTTTCGGGACCGTTTATAGTTTGTGATTTGGAAGTTGAGCCTCCAATATTCTCCTCTTTCGATAGGAGCCGCTGCGAAAAGggatggatgtgtgtgtgggttgcaTGCATGAGTTTAACAATAAATTACACTCCCCACTGCcaacatatacacacacaaacacagaaaaCTCACGTTCCGTTTACCGTACGTATCAGGATATTCTCCAAGTTATCCGTCGTTTCTCGTGCATTACACACTTCATTCCGTTCTCCCTAACAAAGCACTTTTATCGATCACCGGGAAATGTGGAAACTTGTAAATACGTCCTACTAATACACATCTCCCACGGGGTgttacttctactactactaccctCACTTCCCCTACCCATATGTTGGTGGTCTGCTGTATCAGCGGATGTTCCCTAGCGACAACATGCTATCGCGCAACACAcctctgttgtgtgtgtgttctttccCCCCAACGAAaagggagtgtgtgtgtgcacacggTTTACACTACTTATAGAGGAGGCCGGCACCGGCCGGTTACGATTGTTTTACACCCTTGAAAGGACACCTCCTCCCAGCGGGACTTATCGTACCAAATCTTTCAAACCTCGGAACGGGCAAGCAAAAGGACCCTCCTTACGCCGCCCCGTACTCTATTTCATGATTAACCAATAAAATCTCGAAACGAAAGCGTGGAGGACGAAATGCCGCTTCGCTGATAACATCCGAAGGGATATGGGAGTAAAGTAGAAGCTGTGAGCTATGCAGGAAGCTTACATGTTTATTGAATGTGCCTAACAAATAGGATAGGATCGTTGGTGCGTAGCGTCTTAACTTAAGTATTACTTTTGTTCAGGTCATCAAATGTTCCCATGATAATGGTGCGTCCGTCTACAGTCACCATCCAGCTCGGCCCATTCAACCGGTTCGACACCTGTAACTAACACATTCGGTTAGTTAAAACTTCATTAAATCACAAGAGTGTTGTAGGATTGTTTTACATTACCTTCAATTCCTTCATGGTGTCGCACAGAAAAGGAACTAGAGTTCCTAGAGCTAATCGCTAATTTACTTTTAGCTAATTTTTGTGAAACACGAAAAAGGCGCGCAAAATTGAGCGGTACGGCACGTTCTTATTGGCTTCTGCCGAGGAAATGGTCGttgtatttttcttattgTCAGTTCAATGCTAGCTGTCAAAGGATTCGAACCGGGTACGTTTATATCGTGGGAATGAAAACTTGTAATGAACGATGGTTAGTTTCGTTAAAATTAAACTACGATTTTGAACATTCAAATTGACGGTTTTTAGTggttttgaagaattttttgGATTATTGGATTTTTTCTGAACttatttacacatttttttggTAAGGAACTCAATGCAATACTTTTTCAAAGATACTCATTCCAtacaaattcaaaataaagTGGGTTCAAGATCCAGCATGACGATCCTAAAAAGGGAGGCCAGGGTTAGCCTGCCTAATTATCTAGCTGCAGGTAAAAGTAAGTTAAGGGAGCGAGAAAAGGAATGCCAACACCTCTATGCTTTACTGGTCGTAAAACAAGTATTCACTGGTTAAGAACAATGCGCTGTTTGAGATACCATAAATAATTCTTAGATTTTGAATCccatttttaaaagcattaaGAGTAAAACCAAGTAAAGGAAAGCTAGAGCAGACAACCCGAGTcctttcgaggttgcagtgcagtgcaaaggaaaaagtaacatgaaacaaaaatttaaatgaagaaCTTCAAGTTCTTTGGTGATTCAGGCTCCTGTATATCGACATTTCATCTTGCTAGACACCTAATTCTTTATAAAGTTGAGTTGGTAGGTTTACAACACAAGTTACAAATTGTGGTTCTGATCGCTTAACACCCGATCTAGCTTGACCGTCCAGCAACTGTGAGCCAAAATATAAAAGCTTTGTTGTATAGActcattttttgttatttaaacACAACTTCTCTCTCTAATTTAATCTTAAACACCCATACACACCCTTACTCGTTGCACCCACGGGACGATCTCAAGTCTAATAGGGACGAAGTCGACTTCGGGTCGATGCGTGAAAAGAGACGTATGACTCATCATTAGATTAACAACTCTTTCCCTCGAGCACGATGTCCTGGCTAGTTATTCACATTACTCCTCGTACCCCATGCGTTGGGGTTATCCTAGAGACAAGTTGCTGGATTGATCATGGACCAAAACTGCACTGCACTTGcgacaaacaataaatatcAGTCATATAGAAATGGCGCCAAGCGCTCGGTAAGGGTTTCCTGGTTTTCCTGGTCCGATTACAAAGGGATAAAAGgacgtttaaaaaaaaactattggtCAAACCAATATTAAGAGAATTTAGTTCAAGATACAATTTtatggtgctgctgcattcgacaggtcttggcctgccatctGTGGTTTCCTTGAATTAATCTACTTGCAGCTGCACAGTTCTGGGTATTCTAGCTGG from Anopheles stephensi strain Indian chromosome 2, UCI_ANSTEP_V1.0, whole genome shotgun sequence includes the following:
- the LOC118508319 gene encoding alpha/beta hydrolase domain-containing protein 17B-like, whose product is MNGLSFGELCCLFCCPPLPGRIAAKLAFLPPEPTYNLTPIDESKAKYLLSFNERAEWPYSEREKENVEGFFTRTSRGNKLSCIYVKCTPTAKYTLLFSHGNAVDLGQMSSFYLGLGLRINCNIFSYDYSGYGMSGGKPSEKNLYADIDAAWHSLRTRFGVSPENIILYGQSIGTVPTVDLAARYEVGAVILHSPLMSGMRVAFPNTKRTWFFDVFPSIDKVSKISSPVLVIHGTEDEVIDFSHGLSIYEKCPKAVEPLWVEGAGHNDVELYNQYLDRLKKFIAVELGN
- the LOC118502398 gene encoding uncharacterized protein LOC118502398; protein product: MPPPVSFPLLRRPERQYPRKARNVQRKNRRASHSLPGSSSGSSSYNCSCGKTANRADKSKHASHTHSSAHHQHQHHHHQHGHQSHSTISSSIRKELASYENPYQAVAAGARKKPTKRNASTESLDLFDKCPPEECSCGLYSPSSINGGKSCRKCRSSVCDSPSSPGRSGTLTGGGGAQQKKHNSSKFKDASTSPKSSSPMKTIAAECRSPKIEASTDTKFDFNFSPKTENHYRRLSSLSINSAGGKHAGTSPMKHAAGATASSTAASPKPSPQKLTPMRTSEQRTLEKSNSLGENKPPRLLRNTRSLSPRPPVRHQHSIMVSDENDIISVKLSPNEEYDDEVGKKGSAKLDKGSAHEDRPDPATVKGSGEKVKKLGDGLKSANGNRSTSCLVYVPSDPWTRMSASNSPLPSSKQQKSKTLDNNSKAYGKPCLDYMKNSDPWVWRSNVNLPDRSAKGGPGKKRSAALPHQTKSLTSTVSRDDSDVVGRQQAKLCQQQSLGRFEKTLTIPGAMDGSFDARKKITRPKLQRSKSPSFYEDFFQQPTGAGGGGGLDAQNKSPQTGSLSLAKNKSVSSLKMEKNASNSNLNGHSGTTSSGVLISNSSNTSNSGSFSSYNGNGSPTGRKQQPSPKLSILPVATQSSYASSPAKQPALYDSTKGSLNLLNPNMLQPRHSFSTPSQKDDELQLNIRRLSEQMNAKYSHSAAFPSPPAFLNDTIQQQHQHQQVTAGSKKAVGGSGSSLTAVGGTSGGSIGGLNEASQRKTASHSKINEPILETRC